Part of the Mycolicibacterium mengxianglii genome is shown below.
ACGCCTGGACCGGGCTCGCCGCCGCCGGCGACAGCTCTCTGCCGGTCCTGCAGGCGGTTTCGTCGACCGTCGAGACCGCGGGTGTGTTACAGCAGAAGGTGGAGTTGGCGCCCAAGGCGCTGGGGTTCGACTACGACACCGGTCTGTACCTTCAGTTCCGCGCCACTGAGCCCGACGAATTCCATCTGGCCTATGCCGCTGCGCTGGTCGGCGCAGGACACTTCGTCGAAGCCGACGCGCTGCTGGCCCAAGTGGTCGCCCGCCGGCCGCAGTGGCCCGAGGCACGTTGGGTGGGGGCGGCGCTGCATTTCCGCGCACAGCGCTGGTCCGACGTCATCAAACTCCTCAATCCGATCGTCAATGACTCCAGCTTGGACCCGGTGTTCGGCCACGCCGCAAAGGTCACTCTCGGCACTGCGCTGGCGCGCCTGGGGATGTTCGCACCCGCGCTGTCCTATCTGGAGGAGCCCGAGGGACCCTGCGAGTTGGCCGCGACCGACGGCGCGCTGGCCAAGGCGCTGGCGCTGCGGGCGCACGGTGAGGAAGCAGCCGCCGCGGAGACACTGCAGGATCTCTATGCCGCGCACCCGGAGAACGCGCAGGTCGAAATAGCCCTGTCGGACCCCAGCTTCCACATCGTCACCACCACCGCCGCCCGGATCGAGGCCCGTACCGATCCGTGGGATGTCGACACCGAGCCCGGCGAGGCCGACTTCGTCGACCCCGATGCCCACGAACGCAAGGCCGAGCTACTCGCCGAAGCCGAGCAGCAACTGGGCGAGTTCATCGGCCTCGACGAGGTCAAGGACCAGGTCGCCCGGCTGAAGAGCTCCGTCGCCATGGCACTGCTGCGGCAGGAACGCGGCCTGGCCGTCGCCCAGCGCTCGCACCACCTGGTGTTCGCCGGCCCACCCGGGACGGGAAAGACCACCATTGCGCGCGTGGTCGCCAAGATCTACTGCGGTCTGGGCCTTTTGCGTAAAGAGAACGTCCGTGAGGTGCATCGCGCCGACCTGATCGGTCAGCACATCGGCGAGACCGAGGCCAAGACCAACGCCGTCATCGACAGCGCCCTCGACGGCGTGCTGTTCCTCGACGAGGCGTACGCATTGGTGGCGACCGGCGCCAAGAACGACTTCGGGCTCGTGGCCATCGACACGCTGCTCGCACGCATGGAGAACGACCGTGACCGGCTCGTTGTCATCATCGCCGGATACCGCGCGGACCTCGACCGGTTTCTGGACACCAACGAAGGTCTGCGTTCGCGCTTCACCCGCAGCATCGACTTCCCGTCGTATACCGCCGCCGAACTCGTCGAGATCGCCAATTCGATGGCCAAGCAGCGCGACAGCCTGTTCGAGCAGGCCGCACTCGACGACATGCAAGGCCTGTTCAGCCAGCTGGCGACGTCGTCGAGTCCCGACGCGCTCGGGGTGGAACGCCGCAAGCTCGACATCGCAGGCAACGGCCGCTTCGTGCGCAACGTGGTGGAACGGTCCGAGGAGGAGCGCGAGTTCCGCCTCGACCACACCGAACATTCGGGGCAGGCGGCCGCTCATCACTTCACCGACGAGGAGCTGATGACGATCACTGCCGGCGACGTCCGTAGTTCAGTGGTGCCGCTGCTGCGCGGACTGGGCCTGACGGTGCCGTCATGAGCGAGCGGCAGTCCTTTTCCTCACGCACTCCGGAGAACTCCAATCCCGACCGGGTGACCTACCGGCGGGGTTTCGTCACCCGCCATCAGGTCACCGGGTGGCGCTTCGTGATGCGCCGCATCGCCTCCGGGGTGGCGATGCACGACACCAGAATGCTGGTGGATCCGCTGCGCTCGCAGTCACGGGCAGTGCTGATGGGAGTCCTGCTCCTGATCACCGGCGTGCTGGGCTGCTTCGTGTTCTCGTTCATCCGTCCCAGTGGCGCCGCGGGCAACGACGCGGTGCTCGCCGACCGGGACACCGCTGCGCTTTACATCCGGGTCAACGACGAGCTGCACCCGGTGCTCAATCTGACCTCGGCCCGGCTGATCGCCGGGCAGCCGGTCAACCCAACCCAGGTGAAAAGCGCAGAGCT
Proteins encoded:
- the eccA gene encoding type VII secretion AAA-ATPase EccA → MNIRVDTLRVDGDIVSRFATCCKGLGLAVYDRRRPADLAAARSGFVALTRVAHDQCDAWTGLAAAGDSSLPVLQAVSSTVETAGVLQQKVELAPKALGFDYDTGLYLQFRATEPDEFHLAYAAALVGAGHFVEADALLAQVVARRPQWPEARWVGAALHFRAQRWSDVIKLLNPIVNDSSLDPVFGHAAKVTLGTALARLGMFAPALSYLEEPEGPCELAATDGALAKALALRAHGEEAAAAETLQDLYAAHPENAQVEIALSDPSFHIVTTTAARIEARTDPWDVDTEPGEADFVDPDAHERKAELLAEAEQQLGEFIGLDEVKDQVARLKSSVAMALLRQERGLAVAQRSHHLVFAGPPGTGKTTIARVVAKIYCGLGLLRKENVREVHRADLIGQHIGETEAKTNAVIDSALDGVLFLDEAYALVATGAKNDFGLVAIDTLLARMENDRDRLVVIIAGYRADLDRFLDTNEGLRSRFTRSIDFPSYTAAELVEIANSMAKQRDSLFEQAALDDMQGLFSQLATSSSPDALGVERRKLDIAGNGRFVRNVVERSEEEREFRLDHTEHSGQAAAHHFTDEELMTITAGDVRSSVVPLLRGLGLTVPS